The following is a genomic window from Dermacentor variabilis isolate Ectoservices chromosome 11, ASM5094787v1, whole genome shotgun sequence.
ATGTGGCCCCCGCGGTTGAGACAGAACCTGCAATCTCGAGCAAAGCTGCAAAACACCATAGCGAAAGTGCTACTGTGGCGGCTAAGACCAGTGTTGCAGGGCTTCGCTAATGTTTTGTATCACGTAGTGTCGAGAGGAGAAAGCTGAGTTTGTGATGTTTTTCGGCATTCTAGATAGTATTGAACGACGTCATATTGCGTGTTAACGATCAACGCATTTATAGCGGTTTCTTCTGGGAAAATAGCACATGCTCTGTTATGGTGGGCTTGAATTGCTGTATTCACTAATGTCTGCTAATTTTTACCTTTATACAAATATTGCGCGAGACATTCATTAACTAAAATTGTGGTACTTCATCCGAATTGGCGTGTAACCGCACTCATCTAAAGAAAACTTATGTTGTAAATATTGGATCGTCAAGGAGGTTTGTATATTCATTTCAACAAAAATTTGGCGCAGTCTTCATGTGTTTAAGGTTTTTATCGTAAGTGCAACTAGTCTGAAAGGATGTGTTCAAACTTGGTAGTGTAGCATTTGTTTTGAACTTTTTCGGCGCCTCGTCTCGGCCCTAAATGAATGTTTTCATTGTGAGATCGTAAGGGGTCAATAAATCTATGCTGTTAAACAAGCACCGCTGCGTCATGGTCAGTAGGAATGAGGCAAAGTTTAGACAAAGAAAATACATGCACACGGTACAAGAGCTCACGCCTTCGCATTACAGCCCTGCACCTCGAAATAAGATAGCAAAGCAAAAGTACTGGTTTCTGCATCGTCTTGATGGCTCACTGCGACACATTACTTACATTATGATAAAAAACGAAGTACAGCGCGAAGCACCAGGAccttgtccttcgtgctgtaGGTCGTTTTTTATCATGACCTAATAAACTAGCTAAAGCAACCACCCTTGTTTACTTACTTTGTCGACCCTGACGAGTTTTCGAATGAGAAATAAGTCGTACTGTTGCTTTCCTTGACGTGTCGCATGCTGACGCAAGAAAAATTGGTGCCCCACAACTTGTCTACTTTACTGTACGTCGATCTGACAAGGTAAAATGTTGCGGTTTCATTTAAGACCTGAAATGGAAGAGAATAAATACGTGAAGTACCCGTCTGAACAGAATACAAGGTAAAATAAAACCTAAATTTGTTCGGAAGCTAAACAGGTTACCTTTCGTttctgtttcgttttgtttttgttctgttttttctGTTACGGTAAATTCATTTAACAATTATACAGTGCCATTTGAAAAATCTGTCTTAAACATCTTTTTAATGTAGCTTTCGGTGACCACGAGACACGAGTTGACATTTCACAGTTTCCGAAAGTGTCGCGATGAAATAGATGCATTTCAATTATTTCTCATAGCTTTAACCAAATTCCGTCAGAAAACTACGTATCCTGTGCTTGCATTGCAAAATTTctgcacatggccagaaattccCCAATACAAGCATGCGACTTAGGTAAcacaagaaatgaagaattattcCCATTCCAGGGAATAATAGAACTCTGTTGTCGCTGTGGTGGTTCGATTATATCGCGTAGTTCACAAAACTCACGAGCAGTACGCTGGTCTTTATATCTAAGTGTAGTGGTTTGGTGCACGTGGCCTCTCCAATTTCTGCTCGAAAAGTAAGCTCAATGTCATCCCCGCACGTTCTATTCTTTTACTTTCCACGCTTTTGCTTGGAAATGCAGATAATCTACTGTAAAACTCAGCGCTCACCTGCTCTGCGTGCTGATATTTTCCAAGCCTTGTCTCGTTTGCCCACACTGGGCGCTGTCTAGATTCCCTTTCCTGAACCATCGAAACTTCGGTTTCCTTATTGAACTCCCTCGCAGATACCATGTCGGTGGATTCGATGCCGGGGGCCCCTCCCAGTGCAAGGAATGCCAATATTAGATACATCACCGCGGTAACTTTTGCTCACAGTGAAGGCGAAGGCGCACCTTTCGTTTCGTGAATTTTATACTTATCCCTACATGTTCTCGTATGTCATTGCTCTCAAAGGCAATGAACTTTTCACGTTTCTACACAAACGTTCTTTGACATTCAGAAGGAATTTAGTTGCTAGACTGTCACTTCATTGTTACGAATCCTGCACTGTAGACAGATGCCAGCCTACCTTTGACGTCAATGACATAAATTATTGACGTACCTGGAAAAATTATGCTCATGTCGGTGATGGAGCACTACGTGGTAGTACTTGGATATGTTAACACCGTAGCTGGAAAAACTGAATTGCACTTTTTTTCTGATGTTCTTCTACCCGTAGCTTCTTTAACAGTGCTAGAGAACAGAACTGAAGCTGAATATTGGGAAAGGTTTTGTGTATGGGAATCGTAGTCATTGACGGTCGATATCGACTGGGGGCTATCATGGTGATGCCACCTGGTTTCACGGATGCTGTTAGCGTGCAGCGCTCTTTGCCTACCTGTCACGGTTTGGCGTGgctgctgctatatatatatatatatatatatatatatatatatatatatatatatacgaagctTATATGTGCCCAGAATGCAAGTGCAGGGAACTGGCTTATTTGCTCTCTGTATGCTGGCAAACAAGCCAGTGGGAGCTGGCTCTTATCTATTTGCTTAACGACAAAAAAAACAATCCCATTGTAAAACCTAAATCTCTGTATCCTAGATACGCATGTTCGTAGTGACGGCATTCTTCAGAGGTGGAAAATAAATGCTCGGGTAAGAGATAATGATATGAAAAGAACTTCATTGGGTAATTTTTAATGAGCTTCAGAACTTTTCTACATGACTTATGCTTTGAAACGAATGGGTAAATGTTTCTCAGAATATATTTCGTTTAATACTTATTGGACTTCAAGAAACAACCTGAGTAACTGAAGGCGACTGGGAATAGTGTTGTCCGAATATTGTAACGATTAAGGAGTCTGTACCAAAGTGTGAGTGACGAATGCAGCCCTTTATTGTGGCAACTAGTGCCCTCCAAAAAATAGTAATACTTGTAGTAACACAATAGTGGCGAGCACAATTGTCGATCGTCAAAACCTGATGCacgggtcaagtgcgtcgctTATTACATTGAAGCGTAATCGCTAGGTCTCGCGTCCGTTCCAGAATGTGCACCATTAATCGCGTCGCGTACACAATCTGATCAGAAAATATTTTTTCGCTGTAGACTCAGGGACAAGATAAGAAAGAACTGCGGAAACATGAAGGCAATTCATGCACCGAGCAGTAGCTTGGTAACAGTGGTTAGCTGGTAAAAGAACGACCATCGCGAGAAGATAAGCAATGTACGCATGTCATTGGCCCCTTAAAATGTGTTTTTTGATGCAGCCAACACAACTTGAAAGCGAAAAGAAAGCACGTGTAGAAAAAGTTGAGAGTCGTTTAGCTTGGGCTAAAGACGATTAAGGCGAAAgtctgcgcgctcacgagacctTAAGTTACTTCACGTTCTCAGAAGACGTTTTTACTTCCCGTTCTTCtctcccaccaaatgtcgtaGGTTCCAGTGACCTAATTAGCAACATAATAATAACTGTGTACGAATTCACTTCAGGATAATCAACACCAAAGGCAGTGGGCTCAATCATCAATGATGGCATGATCAATCTTGGTTCCAATAAATTTTGGTCCTATCTAAGGTCGACGGTTCGACTGCCACAAAGTTCGTGTGTTCGGATgccctaattaactctatcttattCAACTCTGGCTATACAACTTCGTCTAAATTAAAAcaaaaggtcgtgggttggactCCCGTCAATTCTTCTGGGTTCGAACATTAATGGTAGCACCATCAATTTCGGTACCATGAATGGTACGgagtttgactcccaccaatggtAGTGAGTTCAAGTGCTTTAATTACTTTTGCTCTAAATAACACTAAAGGTCGTTGGTCCGAATCTCACCATACGTCGTGGGTTCGTCTCCCACTCAACTTCGAGGTCTGGACATCTAATTTCTCGGCCCATCAGCCGTCCACGGCTTTCtccataaaacaaaaaaaattatcgaagcaagaaagaaacgatGTCGGAGAGTTTGTTAGCACGCGGTAATGGACCTTATGAGCAGTTCGCGAACAACTACAGGTCGTTGTGATTGCGTAATGCCATAGCGCCTAATATTTCAGAGTGCCAAGACATCGAAGTATCTTGTATGGTCCCCACTACCGTCGCAGTAACCACTTTAACCATTATGCTGAGCCCGTGTGTCGGAAAGTTGCTCAGCAGAAAACTATCACTTCGTGGGCAACAGAAAATTTCTCCAACGCCTATAACCAGTGAAAAATACTTCGTAGGACATCTGAATAATATCCCAATGTCCGTACACCATTTCGGAGACAAATAGAACATCCGTCGGACGCCAAGTTCCGGATATCGTACCACGAATGTCCCAATAATATTGCACATGGACCTGTTTCGGATGTCATTCCACGGTTGTACCAAAGTTATTCAATACCTTTTTCGACATACTAGTGGATATTTGTTCTTCAATTAAGGCTATGCGCTTGCGTTTCTTCGTAAGAGAATGACATTTTCTCGCATAATCGCATTGCAGTCCGAAGCTGTCATGTATTCAGCTTGACTGTTCGTCATACTTTACGAGTTTTTTGACacaatttactttgaaaactgCAGTTATTTTAGTAAGACGCTTACGCTTGGCAGAAGGCATAGAAGAATGAGGAATATGCTGCACAACCTCACACGCGCACGTAAAGTGTTCAGAAAATATATCTGTTCTTGTTTTGTGTGCTGCGACCATGAAAACTGTGAAAATTGGGCTGGCCTATATGTGAGTAAAATGTACGCAGTATTTCCCCATGATGTCCCTCGTGGACATGCAAGGGATGCCCGCAGGGCACTGAAAATGCGACCAGATGGTCATGCTAGGGACGCCTGCAGAACGCACTCGAAACATGCCTCGATAATATCCTGACACCATATGTTCACAGGATGTCCATCAGACGCCAGTGTTGTCACTGGGTATTGAACGTGCTTCAACTGGAAAGGGCGTTTTTGGTGCCTGAACCAATCAGTTGCACCAAGGGTTGAGTAGAATAGCATGTTATGCAATGTCGTAGGGCATTCAACCTATGATATTG
Proteins encoded in this region:
- the LOC142563824 gene encoding female-specific histamine-binding protein 1-like isoform X2; translation: MYLILAFLALGGAPGIESTDMVSAREFNKETEVSMVQERESRQRPVWANETRLGKYQHAEQVLNETATFYLVRSTYSKVDKLWGTNFSCVSMRHVKESNSTTYFSFENSSGSTKYTLNMSSKLTTTYGYSMSNAIQYQLPDCTLVNNTIIFTSNTCTLMRVQYGNEYNDYSDDTGCELWANEEPLKNDTVPLCCYFLFDMLCAQRGTYDPYEKEKCNSD
- the LOC142563824 gene encoding female-specific histamine-binding protein 1-like isoform X1; its protein translation is MYLILAFLALGGAPGIESTDMVSAREFNKETEVSMVQERESRQRPVWANETRLGKYQHAEQVLNETATFYLVRSTYSKVDKLWGTNFSCVSMRHVKESNSTTYFSFENSSGSTNLRSRYTLNMSSKLTTTYGYSMSNAIQYQLPDCTLVNNTIIFTSNTCTLMRVQYGNEYNDYSDDTGCELWANEEPLKNDTVPLCCYFLFDMLCAQRGTYDPYEKEKCNSD